The following coding sequences are from one Mustela lutreola isolate mMusLut2 chromosome 5, mMusLut2.pri, whole genome shotgun sequence window:
- the ECSCR gene encoding endothelial cell-specific chemotaxis regulator isoform X4 gives MGTVRATQLCWAILGILLLQGHHSQPGAIQTPHPQAQDKASQVLMVTSKPVTPSTSTVDGQSQAQTSTAGLDTTPISTTMSLRTKEDLSVLPSPTSETVLTVAAFGVISFIVILVVVVIVLVSVVSLRFKCRKNKESEDPQKPGSSGLSESCSTANGEKDSITLISMKNINMNNSKGYPTAEKVL, from the exons ATGGGCACCGTCAGAGCCACGCAGCTGTGCTGGGCCATCCTCGGCATCCTCCTACTCCAAG GCCACCACTCCCAGCCCGGGGCAATCCAGACACCTCACCCTCAGG CTCAGGACAAGGCCTCACAGGTCCTCATGGTGACCAGTAAACCTGTGACACCAAGCACCAGCACCGTGGACGGTCAGTCCCAGGCACAGACGTCCACAGCAGGACTTG ACACTACTCCCATATCAACCACCATGAGCCTGAGGACCAAAGAAGACTTGTCCGTCCTGCCCAGTCCCACATCAGAGACGGTGCTCACTGTGGCTGCATTTG GTGTTATCAGCTTCATTGTCATCCTGGTGGTTGTGGTGATCGTCTTAGTCAGTGTGGTCAGTCTAAGGTTTAAGTGTCGGAAGAACAAAGAGTCTGAAG ATCCCCAGAAGCCTGGGAGTTCGGGGCTATCTGAAAG CTGCTCCACAGCCAatggagagaaagacagcatcACCCTGATCTCCATGAAGAATATCAACATGAATAACAGCAAAGGATACCCCACAGCAGAGAAG GTTCTTTAG
- the ECSCR gene encoding endothelial cell-specific chemotaxis regulator isoform X3, whose product MGTVRATQLCWAILGILLLQGHHSQPGAIQTPHPQAAQDKASQVLMVTSKPVTPSTSTVDGQSQAQTSTAGLDTTPISTTMSLRTKEDLSVLPSPTSETVLTVAAFGVISFIVILVVVVIVLVSVVSLRFKCRKNKESEDPQKPGSSGLSESCSTANGEKDSITLISMKNINMNNSKGYPTAEKVL is encoded by the exons ATGGGCACCGTCAGAGCCACGCAGCTGTGCTGGGCCATCCTCGGCATCCTCCTACTCCAAG GCCACCACTCCCAGCCCGGGGCAATCCAGACACCTCACCCTCAGG CAGCTCAGGACAAGGCCTCACAGGTCCTCATGGTGACCAGTAAACCTGTGACACCAAGCACCAGCACCGTGGACGGTCAGTCCCAGGCACAGACGTCCACAGCAGGACTTG ACACTACTCCCATATCAACCACCATGAGCCTGAGGACCAAAGAAGACTTGTCCGTCCTGCCCAGTCCCACATCAGAGACGGTGCTCACTGTGGCTGCATTTG GTGTTATCAGCTTCATTGTCATCCTGGTGGTTGTGGTGATCGTCTTAGTCAGTGTGGTCAGTCTAAGGTTTAAGTGTCGGAAGAACAAAGAGTCTGAAG ATCCCCAGAAGCCTGGGAGTTCGGGGCTATCTGAAAG CTGCTCCACAGCCAatggagagaaagacagcatcACCCTGATCTCCATGAAGAATATCAACATGAATAACAGCAAAGGATACCCCACAGCAGAGAAG GTTCTTTAG
- the ECSCR gene encoding endothelial cell-specific chemotaxis regulator isoform X2: MGTVRATQLCWAILGILLLQGHHSQPGAIQTPHPQGNFSSPSRTTEPLFSNIGKSLSSDPSSPSSLASTRTQAQDKASQVLMVTSKPVTPSTSTVDGQSQAQTSTAGLDTTPISTTMSLRTKEDLSVLPSPTSETVLTVAAFGVISFIVILVVVVIVLVSVVSLRFKCRKNKESEDPQKPGSSGLSESCSTANGEKDSITLISMKNINMNNSKGYPTAEKVL, encoded by the exons ATGGGCACCGTCAGAGCCACGCAGCTGTGCTGGGCCATCCTCGGCATCCTCCTACTCCAAG GCCACCACTCCCAGCCCGGGGCAATCCAGACACCTCACCCTCAGG GAAACTTTAGCAGCCCAAGTCGGACCACAGAGCCACTTTTTTCCAACATAG GAAAGAGCCTTTCCTCAGATCCCAGCAGCCCAAGCTCTCTGGCCAGCACTAGGACCCAAG CTCAGGACAAGGCCTCACAGGTCCTCATGGTGACCAGTAAACCTGTGACACCAAGCACCAGCACCGTGGACGGTCAGTCCCAGGCACAGACGTCCACAGCAGGACTTG ACACTACTCCCATATCAACCACCATGAGCCTGAGGACCAAAGAAGACTTGTCCGTCCTGCCCAGTCCCACATCAGAGACGGTGCTCACTGTGGCTGCATTTG GTGTTATCAGCTTCATTGTCATCCTGGTGGTTGTGGTGATCGTCTTAGTCAGTGTGGTCAGTCTAAGGTTTAAGTGTCGGAAGAACAAAGAGTCTGAAG ATCCCCAGAAGCCTGGGAGTTCGGGGCTATCTGAAAG CTGCTCCACAGCCAatggagagaaagacagcatcACCCTGATCTCCATGAAGAATATCAACATGAATAACAGCAAAGGATACCCCACAGCAGAGAAG GTTCTTTAG
- the ECSCR gene encoding endothelial cell-specific chemotaxis regulator isoform X1, producing MGTVRATQLCWAILGILLLQGHHSQPGAIQTPHPQGNFSSPSRTTEPLFSNIGKSLSSDPSSPSSLASTRTQAAQDKASQVLMVTSKPVTPSTSTVDGQSQAQTSTAGLDTTPISTTMSLRTKEDLSVLPSPTSETVLTVAAFGVISFIVILVVVVIVLVSVVSLRFKCRKNKESEDPQKPGSSGLSESCSTANGEKDSITLISMKNINMNNSKGYPTAEKVL from the exons ATGGGCACCGTCAGAGCCACGCAGCTGTGCTGGGCCATCCTCGGCATCCTCCTACTCCAAG GCCACCACTCCCAGCCCGGGGCAATCCAGACACCTCACCCTCAGG GAAACTTTAGCAGCCCAAGTCGGACCACAGAGCCACTTTTTTCCAACATAG GAAAGAGCCTTTCCTCAGATCCCAGCAGCCCAAGCTCTCTGGCCAGCACTAGGACCCAAG CAGCTCAGGACAAGGCCTCACAGGTCCTCATGGTGACCAGTAAACCTGTGACACCAAGCACCAGCACCGTGGACGGTCAGTCCCAGGCACAGACGTCCACAGCAGGACTTG ACACTACTCCCATATCAACCACCATGAGCCTGAGGACCAAAGAAGACTTGTCCGTCCTGCCCAGTCCCACATCAGAGACGGTGCTCACTGTGGCTGCATTTG GTGTTATCAGCTTCATTGTCATCCTGGTGGTTGTGGTGATCGTCTTAGTCAGTGTGGTCAGTCTAAGGTTTAAGTGTCGGAAGAACAAAGAGTCTGAAG ATCCCCAGAAGCCTGGGAGTTCGGGGCTATCTGAAAG CTGCTCCACAGCCAatggagagaaagacagcatcACCCTGATCTCCATGAAGAATATCAACATGAATAACAGCAAAGGATACCCCACAGCAGAGAAG GTTCTTTAG